The Rathayibacter caricis DSM 15933 genomic sequence AGGAGATCACCGCGTCAGTCTAGATGCTCGAACAGGCGTTCGAGTGGAGGCCTCCGCGGCGCGCCACGCACGCTGCGCCGGCGTCTCCCCCTCCGTCGCGGACGACGGTCCGGCGGCGAGCGGAGCCCGCCACGCGTGGCAGACCGCGAGAGCCAGCGCATCGGCCGCGTCGGCCGGAGTCGGAGGCGCGTCCAGGCGGAGCACGCGCTGGATCATCGCGGTGACCTGCCGCTTGTCGGCGGCTCCGTAGCCCGTGACCGCGGCCTTCACCTCGCTCGGCGTGTGCATGCCGACCGGGAGGGAGCGGCGGGCCGCCGCGACGAGCGCCACTCCGCTGATCTGGGCTATGCCCATGACGGTGCGCACGTTGTTCTGCGCGAAGACGCGTTCGATCGCGACGGCGTCCGGGCGGTGCTCGTCGAGGAGCGCCTCGATGCCGTCGCCCAGCGCCAGCAGGCGCCGCTCGAGCGGGTCGTCGACGGGAGTGCGCAGCACGCTGACGTGCACCAGAGTGGCCCGCCGATCGCGGGCGACGTCGACGATGCCGACGCCGCACCGGGTGAGCCCCGGATCGATCCCGAGGACGCGCATCAGCGCGCGCCTCCCCGTCGACCCGGGGTCACCGGGTCACTCCTCGTTCTCGAGCTCGGCGCGCACCGCAGCGGTGATGTCGAGGTTCGTGTAGACGTTCTGCACGTCGTCCGAGTCCTCGAGCGCGTCGATCAG encodes the following:
- the ruvC gene encoding crossover junction endodeoxyribonuclease RuvC, which codes for MRVLGIDPGLTRCGVGIVDVARDRRATLVHVSVLRTPVDDPLERRLLALGDGIEALLDEHRPDAVAIERVFAQNNVRTVMGIAQISGVALVAAARRSLPVGMHTPSEVKAAVTGYGAADKRQVTAMIQRVLRLDAPPTPADAADALALAVCHAWRAPLAAGPSSATEGETPAQRAWRAAEASTRTPVRASRLTR